The sequence AACTTgacattgaagaaaaaaactCGCTAGGAAACTCAAGGTGAAAATGGAATATATTAAAGTACTTGTGGAAGAGATAGAGCACACCGAAATTTTACCATATAATGGATGTATAACAAAGGGGGGGAAAAGATCGAAGAGGAAAAAACAAAAGGATAAAAGGTGTTGCATTAATTGTCCCAATGGTAATCCCCCTTCAcgaaaggaaaaatgaaaaatgcaaTAAGAATATAAGTTTTAGTTTGCTCAATTTTGACTTGTACTGGAACATAGTAATGGTGAAAGTGGAAGAGGGATATTTAAAGATAAGAGACAGAAAGGGAAAAAGCAGGTCGTAGAAGCCACCTAAAAGCCACAATTTAAGTAGAAGAAATTAAGAAATGTTCCAGCAAatcaacaaagaaagaaaattgaaaaaattgaaaaatgaaagaCCAAACTTTACAATAAAACACTACATCACTccagaagaaaaacaaaagcgATCACCATGTCGCTAGCCCAAAATAAGCAAAAATCACAATATTCTAACAAAGTTCAGTTCTTATAGAAATCCATTAGAAAATATAGAAGGCAATATGGTCCAAGGGGTTTAGTAGAAACACCTATGAGGGCATTACTCTTAAAAATTGTAGGACTTCCTAAGTTTCTTAAGTTATGGTTTAAACCTAACTTGATTAACACATGGTCAGCACCATTTATGTTGCAAGTGTTCGGCAAGAGCTCGAAAGTTAAGTTTACTGAGCTAAAAAATTTAGTGCAAATATATCAAAACAAGGAAACTAATTAGAGATGTCTGATGAATCTAAAGACAAATTCAAAAGATAACTTGCCTCATTATATTCGCTTTAAAATAGTAACATACCAACATATTTATTTCACAATAGTATGCCATTCATCAAAGTAAATAACACCTGGCTGTTACTGACGACTGGGGAAAATTCGGTAGTTTAATGGACTTTCAGTTGGTGGAAGAGAATAGGTACTCAAAGTTGCTCATCTTTAGAAAGAAAATGTATTCTCTCCATGTACTTTTTGTCCTTTCCTACCAGCTTTTTGATTTCGTTATTGATCAACTGAGAATTCCTGAAATATAGTCCTTTAATAACTCAGAAGTTCAATTAAACATTACAGACTACATAGAGAACaactaatttgatgttgtagttCAAAGATGTGGAAATTTAGTAAATCTAAACATGCATATACAACTCAGTGGGGTTCAACTTATTATTTGGatatagaaaaagaaagattgaaaacactaaaatactacTTGTTGTCCATAGGCATACTGAGCATAACATCTATAATTCATGCAGCACCAAAACAAATCTTTTCAAATGATGCTCCtacatttttcataaaaacaGAGTTGATAACCTTAAAAGGACCAGCGTAGAATATgagaaaaatcatttttcaaaatctattAATGTCATGATTCATTACCAGTAATTTGAATAAGGTGCTCCAAAAAGAATTTGCTAACTCTAATGGTCTCATCACTGCGCACCTCTGTGGTGAACTTTTTCCTTTCTTGAAAGAAGCCAACACTGTTAAGGGCGACATCTAAGCTCCAACATCTCTATTAACTTTTTCCTTTCTCTGAGATCAGATATGTCAAAGTTCTTCCAATCAATCAGCAAAGCAATATAGTAGAACTTTATCAAGAAAGTAAACATTTTCTGCCATATGTAAGTGCAATAATAATCTCTCTTCATctacaaaaataacaatcttagaCTCACCAACAGAAGTTGAAGGAATCAAATATTGATCCAGAATCTTTACAATTGACAAATTGTGGAAAATTTgtagaaaaaaacaaagaaataagaaGTTTTTCAGTTGCTTCATGTGTTCTATCAAACACCTTAGGTGCACCAATTTTTAAAGTGAATGAATCTTACACTTTATTAGAAGGGGGAAAAGGAGACGTCCAATACAACTACAAGGTCTACATCACATTTGACAAGATGTTCCTTTTCTGGCAGCCCCTTTTCTTACTTTTTCTTTCTCAATTAGGACTAatgtcgtttggtagagtgtattgaaaagttaatgcatgcattaggttaatatgtattactaatactttGTTTGATATACTTTTtcaccctatgtataactaatgtttgtattagttatacactctattgtgtattgaggtgtgtattactaatacctcaaaatccttGGTATTAGAAATGCAATGGATCCAATGCATGCATTGacatgattaaagacactattatccctcaaaaaaaattttgcatcctttccaacatatatataaagaaaaaattatttaattcatgttatttttaatacatcaaaccgaacattacataagaaaaatacaagcataactaatgcaagcatagctaacacaagcattactaatataaGTCTTACtaacacaccatattttgcattattcttatgcACTCTACCAATCGACTGTGATTCAGGTTCTCCTTAATTTCTTACTTTTCTCTCTCTGAACATGTAAAATATTTGTGTTTCATCTCGATGTTAACACATTAACATTGAGAAATACACATTAACCAAATACAACTTGACTAAATCGAGAACACAAACGAACAAAACAGAatgtaatttatcaaaaaattaattaaataggttgagaaTGTGTAAAAGGCAgaaaataatgaatcaaaaaaaAGGAACATGTTGTCAGGTTTCTCACAAAATCATCAAAGGGACAAATCATGGAGAGAGAAAGGGAGAGTAAAATTACCAAAAATAAGATCGACTCCCATGTAGTACCATGTAGAGCTTTTCTATATTATCTTTGAATCTGTCGCAATACCGTCTATACCTAAGAAATTGAGATAAAATTGTGAATGAGTACCTGCCGTGTGCAAAATCATTTAAAGAAAGAACGTCAAAAACTCACAAAATTTCTGGTAAGCTTTACTTCCTCGGAAGTTAATAAAGGATCAAAAATGCAAGCACACTTTGTTTTCCAGCTTGAATATCAACTTCTGAAGAAGGTAGTGCATTATTTGAATGATTCAAAGCTGCCTTATTTTGGTAATCAACTTTCATTTTGCAGTTTGATAAAATCATATCTTCTCTCTTTGACAATATTTGTTCAGATTTAGCATGAAATCGTTTATTTCTATAAGTGCATTATTGTTTCTTAGAACTTTGAGGTCACGCAACACATCATCCTTGTTTGTCGAATATTTTCTTGTTGCAAGTAGTTCTCAATTTTGTTACAGTAATAGtcacattttattttaattctaaaCATCATACATTGTTTATAACTAATATTTCTTGATAAAAACAAAGTTCATCTATAGTATCAAAATATGTTCCAAAGGATTTTGAACTCAATCATAAATAACACACATATTGTTTGATAATGTCGTCTagttaaaataagtaaaatgtaTCTTTTGAATTATTGTCTGAAGAAGaaattgttgggttcgaaatcgagaggtggaagcttttagtttgcaaataacgataaagaaaaatataatactaaaaggcatattattaatatgatttggtcaaacggcctacatattaaaaataaaattgaaaaacctaCAATCAATATTCTTTAAAGAGTACATTGCGGATATTACTGTattgtggatactattgtgttatggtatgaaaaGAGGGTGTTCTATTTATATATGTCCAaaacttttcctccaagaaaaaaattagccaaatataaaaaagttttatattttcctacagaaattaaaagtaataattacttttatttttttaagaaattaaaaataattatagtattacttttatttttctttttaagaaaagtaaaacttaaacttaAGAAGAAATTccaggcaaaaaccctaacagaaATGTTGTGAAAACTCTgtgaaaaaaacaagaaaataagagtTGTTCGGTAGCTTTGGCATAGTTTCAGACACCTCAGATGTATGAGAAATGACTTTTCTGTTGGTGTAAAAAGATGATGGAGAAACTAAGAAAggatgaaagaaaaaaaactgaagaaAACAACATATAATTACATGTACAACATAGTCCAACAAACATAATAAGAAAATCACCATCTATCTACCAAAAGCATGGTACGAAAAAAATGAATAGGGAAAAAAAGTATTATTACCTGAATTGCATTTGTTGTTTCtcaataatttgttttttttttattatgatagcAGATTTATTAATTTCCTGCAAGTAAAGAGATAGAATAAAGAAACACCAAAAGAATTTAAAACGATCAAAATCTACAGATATAATATAACTAATTGAGAGACCTAGTGAGAAAGAAAATACCATCTGGAGACCTATAATTTCAGGAGAAAAAAgtttaaccccaaaactacataCATACAGTAGACCAGATAAAACACGCATATAAGAAAAGAAGGAGGAGACACCTTTTCTGATGCCTCTATAGTTTCAACAGCTAAATTCACTTAAAATATAGGTTTGaatgaaaaactaaataaaacaaaattaactATATGTAATACTTCATCAGTGCAGTGAAGTAAGAACCAAAAAGAGAGAGAACGGGGAGAGTGGAAAATTGaggagaaaaggaagaaaacGAGAAATATGAAAAAACCAACGAAAGAACCAAAGCAAAGCAATGAAAATGGAGAAACATCTAGTGGACGGGTGTACTACACGTGTTTATTTATCAATGCATTGGGCTCAATGGTATGTGCAATCTCGTTGGTACAACTTTATAGTGTTGTGATAGTTTTTTTTCTTGTTGGCTTATAAAATATAGTAATTatcaattttagttaaaaaaggaaacttaaaaataaatttgatcgGTTAAGTTGGTTTTCCAAAAACCATCTGACACTCCTAACTATCACCATATAGAAATCATTTCCATCGCAGAATGCTTCCTCTGCCATGATGACCCGGAAATAATTCCTCCTCTCTTTCTTACTTGATCAATAATTACGgggaaaaaacatcattttcacctCAAATTATATTCGAAAAATTGAAGTCACACCTAAATTTAAtagtgatctattacacacctaaactctaaaaaagtaaaattatttacACTCAGACTatcaccacttgcatgtggtgtagtgttttacacgtgCTGCTACGTCAGCatcacgtcagtaaaaagtatcacttttttatatttaaggtgtgtaataggtcacttacatagtttaggtgtggattcgacttttcgactatagtttggggtggaaacgatgcctttttccttaatgtttttagccgtttacttttattatttaataggctggacgcgcctaaaataagtgtaacacacgcgccttagaatggggatCGCGgagaggtaataatatcacttttatatagttaaggtgtgtaatagatcacttatataatttagatgtGGCTTAAACTTGTATAATATGAggtggaaatgatgtcttttcccaTAACTACTCATCTATAGTCCAACCTCCATATGGCTACATATATCTCCATCATGGACACTCAAAAATATTCACTAATTACTTGGTTCAACAAGCTTATTACggttaatatcatatcaaattttCTTCATATTCAAAACTCCACTCTTATTCTTTTTGTTTGCGGCATATGTGGTTACACAAAAACTCAAAAGTTTTTTCATCGCTCGAATAGTTTCCTAACTAAATCTTACTTATTGCAAAAGGCAAATTCCATCAAGTTGGTCATATACGTCCTTTACATGCTCCTAAATTTTCTTTGTACTTCTAATGACATCTCCAGAGGCATATCGCTTTAAAATCAATGCATGCAGTTGTGATGAATTCATCACAAAGTACACGTCAAAAATTCAGAGACGGAGTCAGAATATAAAGTTTAGGGATTGTGAATTTTAAAATAGGACAACAACTTCAAGCTAATATATAATAATCGTCAAACTGACAAATAAATATTGATACATAGTATAGATTTAAAAAATCAACGAATCACATAATATTATATAGATACAAATATTATCATTATAATTGCACTCAAAAGTTATGGCCTAGGAATAGTGTTTGAAAAAGTTTGTAATCATATTGACTTTGACTTTAAAGATcctaataaaaatcataaaatacaaatatgtGCCTACCTCTCATAATCAACAATATAAGAATTGCTagtttggaaaaagaaaaaagttattctATAATAAAAATCAGAAATAAGAAAGGGACCACATACCTATCGGCTTGTCGAGAGTtctgattttaaaattttgtaaaaaataaaatagcaaaatcaataaatCTAGAAGTTTAAACATCAATTATAATAAAGATAGGACAATGGCTGAAAGACTTTTCTATACGTACCAATCATAAAGTTTCCCGTATAGCCTGGTTATAAGGAATTGTAGATTTTAAGGAAGAatagattttggttttgtttgggAGTAAGATGAATAAATTTTAACAGTGCACTATTCAATTTTATCATATCACATTAACATATttcaaaagataataaaataataaaaataattattaatatgaaattataattgatacttaaaaattaattataattataattataattattttagatgttttgatataaaaaaaataatgttactatttattttaatcatatttcaTTAGCTgatttttagaaataataaaacattaaatattaaataattattaatttttttgttgaacttttaactttatatttttaatcaattaaCACATATAATTATATTCCTTACCTTCcatttcaaattttagtttttttaatctaTCAATTCAACTTCAACTACTAactacatttaaaaaataaataaatctttcaATTTAATCTCAAATACTAAAAGTACTTAATTGTGTCTATTACTTTCATATTATTTTACAATGAAAcgtatgaaaaaagaaataactacaTGGCTTAGTAATCATACATTCTTAATCACTCTATTTAAtataagtttcaattaattacaattcataatctCTCTTGATAATTAAATACAATTCATAGTCTACCTCCTTTATCTTCtatcttaattttctttatttatttatttctctttcttttccagtttttttcctctcttttttcttttctttttttatttttctgttcttttaccttttctttttcctttttttccatttttttatttcatttttttcttttttatttcatttttattctcgttttgtatattttctttctctttttttttcgttttttcatctatgttttttgtctttatttctttttctttgtggccttttttttatttttctttttttctgttttcattcgtgtttcatttttt comes from Capsicum annuum cultivar UCD-10X-F1 chromosome 2, UCD10Xv1.1, whole genome shotgun sequence and encodes:
- the LOC107858488 gene encoding uncharacterized protein LOC107858488 → MRVLSGLLYVCSFGVKLFSPEIIGLQMEINKSAIIIKKKQIIEKQQMQFRYRRYCDRFKDNIEKLYMVLHGSRSYFWNSQLINNEIKKLVGKDKKYMERIHFLSKDEQL